In Trichocoleus desertorum NBK24, the following are encoded in one genomic region:
- a CDS encoding CYTH domain-containing protein codes for MATEIERKFLVKPEEWQQFRQSSDPTLLSSTLYRQGYIFSSVNKTVRIRIAGDRGFITIKGPTVGYTRSEFEYEILLADAAAMLDQLCEPPLIEKTRHKVAWDNLVWEVDEFAGENQGLMVAEVELTDANQAITLPSWAGEEVSHDPRYFNANLANHPYSRW; via the coding sequence ATGGCTACTGAAATCGAACGTAAATTTCTCGTCAAACCAGAAGAGTGGCAGCAGTTTCGTCAAAGTTCTGATCCGACTTTACTCAGCAGTACGCTCTACCGCCAAGGCTACATCTTTTCTAGCGTCAATAAGACGGTGCGAATCCGGATTGCAGGCGATCGCGGGTTCATCACGATTAAAGGCCCTACGGTTGGCTATACACGCTCAGAGTTTGAGTACGAAATTCTCTTGGCCGATGCCGCTGCCATGCTCGATCAGCTTTGCGAGCCACCTCTAATCGAAAAAACTCGCCATAAAGTTGCTTGGGACAACTTGGTTTGGGAAGTGGATGAGTTTGCGGGAGAAAATCAAGGGTTAATGGTGGCAGAAGTAGAGCTAACCGATGCGAACCAAGCTATTACCTTGCCCAGTTGGGCTGGAGAAGAAGTCTCCCACGATCCACGCTATTTCAACGCCAATTTAGCAAATCATCCTTACAGCCGTTGGTAG